The sequence TACCTACTTTGATACTATTTGCATTTCTACAAAGATATTTTGTCTCCGGACTCACTGCTGGAGCTTTAAAGGAATAAATGCTAGGTGTCCAAAAGAAAGCAACAATCATTAAACCTATTTTTGTTACAGGACAGAGAGATTGATTTGAAAGGTTCTCTCATGTACACAAGAGATGATTACTTAATAGCTCTGAGTCTTTTGAGAAAGCCACTGATCGACTATGATTCGTTGATTACAGATATTTTCGAATTCGAAAGGTTGCCAGAAGCTTTTGAATACGTTTTAGAGAATAAAAATCGGGTTTTCAAGGTTCTTATAAAAGTCTCCTCCAGTTTATAGAAAAATGAGGTGAAGCTATGGCTAAAATTTGGACTATGGGAGAAATATTGGTAGAAATAATGCGAACAAAGAGAGATGTTCCCCTTAATAGTGTGGGAGAATTTCTTGGACCCTTTCCCAGTGGTGCTCCTGCAATATTCATCGATACTGTCGCAAAATTGGGACACGAAGCTGGCATCATTGGTGGCGTTGGAGATGATGATTTTGGGAGAGCAGTTATCAACAGGCTCAAAAGGGATGGTGTAAATTGTGACTTTGTCACCGTGAGTGATAACGCTTCAACAGCTGTTGCGTTTGTTGCTTATTATTCTAACGGTTCACGTGACTTTATTTACCATGTTAAAGGAACCCCTGCCGTTGAATTGCACAATCCAGATACAATAAATGTACAAGCCGATTATTTTCATGTAATGGGGTGTTCCCTGATGTTTGATGCTGAATTCGGAAAAAATATAATTCAGGTGATGGAAAAGTTCTATTCCAAAGGAGCGATTATCACCTTTGATCCAAATGTGAGAAAAGAATTGTTGAAAGGACAGAATGTCCAGGAGTTGACCGAACACGTTTTGGAGAAAGCAACAATCTTTCTTCCCGGAAAAGAAGAACTCTCTACGATTACAGGCTCTGAAGTTGAAGAATACGGAATTCGAAAACTTTTTGATCGTTATAGAAACCTGAAAATGATTATTTTGAAAAAGGGGAAAAAGGGAGCAACCATTTATTCTCGAGATGGAAAAAAGGCCGATATTCCTCCTTATCCTGTTAAAGAAGTGGATCCAACAGGAGCAGGGGATTGCTTTGATGCAGCCTTCATATGCGGAATAGCAGAAGGAATGGATGTGATCAAGGCAGGAAAGATGGCAGCCATTGCTGGTGCACTGAACACTGTCGCTTTTGGTCCTATGGAAGGAAACATAACCAGGGAAGAGATAGAAAAACGTCTTCGATCTTGGAAGTGACAAGTAAGGAGTGATGTTCGTGGAAAGATTATTGAGCATAGTGGAAGCTCACAAAAAAGGAACTCCCGTTGGTGTTTTCTCAGTTTGCTCGGCAAATAAGTTTGTTATTGAAGCTCTGTTTCGCTTTGTGTCCACTGAAGGGATCGATTTTGTCCTCCTAGAAAGTTCTTCCAACCAAGTAAACCAGTTCGGAGGATACACAGGTATGACCCCCGCTGCTTTCAAAGATTTTGTCTTTGAGATAGCAGAAAAATACAAGGTAAGCGAAGGACAGATAGTATTGGGGGGAGATCACCTTGGGCCGCTTCCATGGAGAAATGAGGACAGAGAAATCGCTCTGACGCATGCGAGAGCTCTCGTGAAGTCATGTGTTGAAGCAGGATATAGAAAAATCCATCTTGATACATGCTACCCTTTGAAAAATGACGAGGGCTTTTCAATGGAAACGATAGCAGAACGACAAGCATTGCTATGTGCAGTAGCAGAGGAAACGTTCGAAAAAACGAAAACAGCTAAGTCATCTCCACCAGTGTACGTGTTAGGGGCAGAAGTACCTTTTCCGGGAGGCACAAAAACCGTAAAAGGAAGAATAACACCAGTAGAAGTTTTGGAAAAGAACATAGAAGTGTCAGAGAAGTATTTTCTCAAATTTGGCCTCAAAGAAGCTTGGAAAAGAGTAATTGCGTTTGTTGTGGAGCCTGGCGTGGAGTTCTCACATGATAGAGTGCAACGGTACAATTCGAAAGTAAACAGGCCCCTCACGGAGTTCTTGAAAAAAACACCTTTCGTCTTTGAAGCTCATTCCACAGATTATCAAACCTACGAAGATCTAAAACAAATGGTGGTAGATGGATTCGCCATTCTCAAAGTAGGACCAGAACTTACCTTTTTACTCAGAGAAGCAGTATTTGCCCTCGCAATGATAGAAAAAGAGATCGTGAAAGAAAGCACTCAATCAAAGATTGTAGAAGTCTTAATTGAGGAAATGAAGAAAGATCCATCTCACTGGAAAGATTACTATAATAAAGATGATTCACTAGCTTTAAAATACAGTTTTCTGGATAGAATAAGATACTATTGGAGTAAAAAATCGGTAGAAGTTGCTCTCGAAAAACTAGTGTTCAATTTGAGAAGAGCAAAACTCACAATCCCCTTAGTTAGTCAGTACTTTCCAGACTTGGTCGCCAGGGTACTAAAGGGGGAGGTTTTTCTTGAACCTTTGAATTTGATTTTTGGTAAAATAGAAAAGGCTTTCGTGAAATACGCACACGCAACTTTCCAACTTCAAGGAGAGAAAGAGACACCATGAAAGATGGTAGAAAGAAAAAGCCAAATAGTAGTTCAAGGGAAGATTTTCTAAAAAAACTCTACCTGATAGCCTATGAGTACTATGTAAATGGAAAAACTCAGCAAGAGATAGCGGAGCAACTAGGAACACATAGAGTTTTAATAAGCAAGTATCTCAAGCAGGCAAGAGAGTTAGGATTAGTTGAAGTAAGATTGAAGGATCCTTTATTCGAGGACACCACATACAAAAAGCTATTTTTGAAACACTTCAATTTGAAAGATATCATCGTTGTGAGTTTTCCCTTTTACAAAGAGGAGAAAGATTATCACGTTGGAGCATCTCTCGTCGGGCGCATTTTGGATGGTATGTTAACAAACGGAATGATAGTAGGAATTGGCTGGGGGAGCACCCTGGAGATCATCTCAAAACACCTTCATCCAACGAAAAAATTGAGCGAAACGGTTTTTCTTCCTCTGATGGGAGGAACCAATCAATTGCCCCATTACTTTAGAGCGAACGATTTTGTCAGGAATTTTGCAGAAAGCTACAATGCGAAACCGAAGTACATTTTCGCACCTTTTTACATAGAAAATCCTTCTCAGAAAGAACTCTTACTTTCTTCAGGTGATCTGAGAGAGACTATCGAGTTTTGGAAAAAGTTGGATCTGGCAATAGTTGGTATAGGATGCTATATACAAAAGTCTCCGCTATTTCAGAATAAGATTTTCGACGAAAAATACCTCAGATCCCTTCTTGAAAACAATGTTGTGGGAGATGTATTGACATACTTCTTCAATGAAAACGGAGAGGTTGTAAACCTTGCCGTCTACAAAAATCTTGTGAACATTCCTTTAGAGGATTTTTTGAAAATACCAACTAGAGTAGGAATAGCAGGTGGGTTACAGAAGGTACAGTCCATAGTTGGAGCTCTTAGAGGTGGCCTGGTAAACGTGTTGATAACTGACGACAAGACAGCGGAGATGATTCTAAGATATCTTGGAACATGAGAAGGAGGGCAAAGAAATGACACCAGGAAAATT comes from Thermotoga sp. and encodes:
- a CDS encoding sugar-binding transcriptional regulator, whose amino-acid sequence is MKDGRKKKPNSSSREDFLKKLYLIAYEYYVNGKTQQEIAEQLGTHRVLISKYLKQARELGLVEVRLKDPLFEDTTYKKLFLKHFNLKDIIVVSFPFYKEEKDYHVGASLVGRILDGMLTNGMIVGIGWGSTLEIISKHLHPTKKLSETVFLPLMGGTNQLPHYFRANDFVRNFAESYNAKPKYIFAPFYIENPSQKELLLSSGDLRETIEFWKKLDLAIVGIGCYIQKSPLFQNKIFDEKYLRSLLENNVVGDVLTYFFNENGEVVNLAVYKNLVNIPLEDFLKIPTRVGIAGGLQKVQSIVGALRGGLVNVLITDDKTAEMILRYLGT
- a CDS encoding sugar kinase, yielding MAKIWTMGEILVEIMRTKRDVPLNSVGEFLGPFPSGAPAIFIDTVAKLGHEAGIIGGVGDDDFGRAVINRLKRDGVNCDFVTVSDNASTAVAFVAYYSNGSRDFIYHVKGTPAVELHNPDTINVQADYFHVMGCSLMFDAEFGKNIIQVMEKFYSKGAIITFDPNVRKELLKGQNVQELTEHVLEKATIFLPGKEELSTITGSEVEEYGIRKLFDRYRNLKMIILKKGKKGATIYSRDGKKADIPPYPVKEVDPTGAGDCFDAAFICGIAEGMDVIKAGKMAAIAGALNTVAFGPMEGNITREEIEKRLRSWK
- a CDS encoding class II D-tagatose-bisphosphate aldolase, non-catalytic subunit is translated as MERLLSIVEAHKKGTPVGVFSVCSANKFVIEALFRFVSTEGIDFVLLESSSNQVNQFGGYTGMTPAAFKDFVFEIAEKYKVSEGQIVLGGDHLGPLPWRNEDREIALTHARALVKSCVEAGYRKIHLDTCYPLKNDEGFSMETIAERQALLCAVAEETFEKTKTAKSSPPVYVLGAEVPFPGGTKTVKGRITPVEVLEKNIEVSEKYFLKFGLKEAWKRVIAFVVEPGVEFSHDRVQRYNSKVNRPLTEFLKKTPFVFEAHSTDYQTYEDLKQMVVDGFAILKVGPELTFLLREAVFALAMIEKEIVKESTQSKIVEVLIEEMKKDPSHWKDYYNKDDSLALKYSFLDRIRYYWSKKSVEVALEKLVFNLRRAKLTIPLVSQYFPDLVARVLKGEVFLEPLNLIFGKIEKAFVKYAHATFQLQGEKETP